A DNA window from Aspergillus nidulans FGSC A4 chromosome V contains the following coding sequences:
- a CDS encoding uncharacterized protein (transcript_id=CADANIAT00003630): protein MISKQIQLLTALVAIAPSVLADCTLSLQFTLTQNPVVGGDNAYTCGATLDYGDGRKDTLDTECSHVAKDHCYNSQLPWRICVTTNWDLSDGYVDYAAEHRDFNEDGCTKDNWATISGQGATTKCTFPC, encoded by the exons ATGATCTCCaaacaaatccagctcctcacTGCGCTCGTCGCTATAGCACCCAGTGTGCTCGCAGACTGCACCTTATCACTCCAATTTACCCTAACCCAG AACCCTGTCGTCGGAGGCGACAACGCTTACACTTGCGGCGCAACTCTAGACTATGGCGATGGCCGGAAGGATACTCTAGACACAGAATGTAGCCATGTTGCCAAAGATCACTGCTACAACTCTCAGCTTCCGTGGAGGATTTG TGTCACAACCAACTGGGACTTATCTGACGGATATGTTGACTATGCCGCTGAGCACCGCGACTTCAACGAGGATGGATGCACAAAGGATAACTGGGCTACTATTTCAGGGCAGGGTGCTACAACTAAGTGTACTTTCCCCTGTTAG
- a CDS encoding uncharacterized protein (transcript_id=CADANIAT00003631) translates to MGRLIKNHWARLIVLTASVCSAIEAFIWPKIFWDTWTRNLDGAVTPVPVLQILNLLMGLLGVAWEWPLKYLAGTTAHRSIEFRLLLYPLSSILAALIYQGTNAAIYYLIGIAVYFWAYSEGEI, encoded by the exons ATGGGCCGTCTCATCAAAAACCACTGGGCCcgcctcatcgtcctcacaGCGTCCGTCT GCAGCGCAATTGAAGCCTTTATCTGGCCCAAGATTTTCTGGGACACTTGGACCCGAAACCTCGACGGCGCGGTCACCCCCGTACCTGTCCTGCAAATATTGAACCTTTTAATGGGCCTCCTGGGCGTCGCCTGGGAATGGCCACTAAAATACCTCGCGGGGACGACGGCGCATCGCAGCATCGAATTTCGGCTGTTGCTCTACCCGCTCAGCTCGATTCTTGCGGCGCTTATATACCAAGGCACGAACGCAGCGATCTACTATCTGATTGGGATCGCGGTCTATTTTTGGGCGTATAGTGAAGGGGAG atataa
- a CDS encoding protein noxA (transcript_id=CADANIAT00003632), with the protein MGRYPLKSYFAPSKLFFYTWFWGAHIAIFAYGWYHQAKSEPLSPLNVLSYSVWISRGAGLVLTVDGTLILLPMCRNLVRFLRPKLRWLPLDENIWFHRQVAYATLVFTILHVAAHYVNFYNIERKQLRPETALQIHYAQPAGVTGHVMLFCMMLMYTTAHHRIRQQSFETFWYTHHLFIPFLLGLYTHATGCFVRDSAEPYSPFAGERFWKHCIGYQGWRWELVAGFFYLCERLWREIRALRETEIVKVVRHPYDAMEIQFRKPGFKYKPGQWLFIQVPEVSNTQWHPFTITSCPFDDYVSIHVRQVGDFTRALGDALGCGPAQARDLEGLDPMGMYEVALQNGQQMPKLRVDGPYGAPAEDVFENEIAVLIGTGIGVTPWASILKNIWHLRASPDPPRRLRRVEFIWVCKDTTSFEWFQALLSSLEAQSASDAAYQGVSEFLRIHIYLTQRLDQDTTTNIYLNSVGQELDPLTELKSRTNFGRPDFKRLFTAMRNGLQDQSYMRGLHTHSRTEIGVYFCGPNVAARQIKAAASSASTNEVKFKFWKEHF; encoded by the exons ATGGGCCGATATCCGCTGAAATCCTACTTTGCTCCCTCAAAGCTATTCTTCTATACTTGGTTCTGGGGCGCGCATATTGCTATTTTTGCATACGGATG GTATCACCAAGCGAAGAGCGAGCCATTGTCGCCACTCAATGTCCTTTCGTACTCAGTCTGGATCTCGCGAGGCGCTGGCCTGGTATTGACAGTCGATGGAACACTTATCTTGTTGCCGATGTGCAGGAATCTCGTCAGGTTTCTACGGCCCAAGCTACGGTGGCTACCTCTTGATGAGAATATATGGTTTCATCGCCAGGTGGCGTACGCGACTCTTGTGTTTACCATTCTTCATGTTGCAGCCCACTATGTTAA TTTCTACAACATTGAGAGAAAGCAGTTGCGTCCCGAGACAGCACTACAAATACACTATGCTCAGCCCGCGGGAGTGACCGGTCATGTAATGCTGTTCTGCATGATGCTCATGTACACCACGGCACATCACCGGATTCGTCAACAGTCGTTTGAGACCTTTTGGTACACTCATCATCTCTTCATCCCGTTCCTACTTGGGCTCTACACTCATGCGACGGGCTGTTTTGTTCGGGATAGCGCAGAGCCATACTCGCCGTTCGCGGGCGAGCGGTTCTGGAAACATTGCATTGGGTATCAGGGCTGGCGATGGGAGCTCGTAGCAGGGTTCTTCTACCTCTGCGAGCGACTATGGCGCGAGATCCGGGCGCTACGCGAAACGGAGATTGTGAAGGTGGTCCGTCATCCATACG ACGCAATGGAAATCCAATTCCGCAAGCCCGGCTTCAAATACAAACCCGGACAATGGCTTTTCATTCAAGTCCCCGAAGTCTCCAACACTCAATGGCACCCCTTCACCATCACTTCCTGCCCCTTTGACGACTACGTTAGCATCCACGTTCGCCAAGTTGGCGATTTCACCCGTGCCCTAGGTGACGCCCTCGGATGCGGCCCGGCACAAGCCCGCGACCTAGAAGGTCTCGACCCCATGGGCATGTACGAAGTCGCACTGCAGAACGGCCAGCAAATGCCCAAGCTTCGCGTTGACGGACCCTACGGTGCTCCTGCCGAGGACGTCTTCGAGAACGAAATCGCTGTGCTCATCGGTACCGGTATCGGCGTGACGCCATGGGCCTCCATCCTCAAAAATATCTGGCACCTACGTGCCTCCCCAGACCCGCCCCGCCGTCTCCGCCGAGTCGAATTCATCTGGGTCTGCAAGGATACCACCTCATTCGAGTGGTTCCAAGCCCTCCTTTCTTCATTGGAAGCCCAGTCCGCGTCCGACGCCGCCTATCAGGGGGTTTCGGAGTTCTTGCGAATCCACATCTACCTCACGCAGCGCCTCGATCAGGATACAACGACTAATATCTACCTCAACTCTGTTGGCCAAGAACTCGACCCCCTCACCGAACTGAAGAGCAGGACCAATTTCGGTCGTCCAGACTTCAAGCGGCTATTCACGGCTATGCGGAACGGGCTGCAAGATCAGTCATATATGCGCGGATTGCACACGCATTCCAGGACAGAGATTGGTGTCTACTTCTGTGGTCCGAATGTTGCCGCAAGGCAGATTAAAGCGGCGGCTTCCTCTGCGTCCACGAACGAGGTTAAATTTAAATTCTGGAAGGAACACTTCTAA
- a CDS encoding uncharacterized protein (transcript_id=CADANIAT00003633), which produces MATSGSQEKKSIPRFASFKPRPAPPDTDRPSEPSSRERVESEEKSRHRSKHRSKRTSEHRGRSRSSDRRGDCRDSRHLRKEISRRDKEHVRKPTPPSSDVLRDPTGDLTRDLSDIYVIDRKGDKYTLVYGTIHRYSVPHYYRIGRGRVLGLPPNYRIDRETIGENEIVVRSETIRTDSSKTRSKKLLSKSEKSRPRLLRVRPTSFATDPIAASKDFVPLSDSQRRQHDGFASGSDAEDEKYGYRSIHGKLKPEEGLPNDLEPLTDSELSGEETVRQDPDWDIKQRNVELSRVVGERPTDVDAWLRLIDHQETVLRGSSKHSSLLTTAEHKGLADIKVSLYEKALKKIGQGPGRDRLLIGLLEEGTKLWDTKKVLEQWQSTLKANSQYINLWVKYLDFRQTEFLNFTHGQCLATFIECLRLNKMSPDGPEKACVQIYLFLRLTLFLREAGYTEQATGLWQGILELAFFRPQGVDVHMVTDEVLSAFTDFWDSEVARIGEPGAKGWKNSNVALFEPKTFQPQHHLNSKSMFASWTACERERMLIAQLPARSLDEPEDDPYRVVLASDLLEILSLASLPDSISELIEGFIYFSHLPPIITVNNYRTTGCWMGDSFLRNELSAASIANLDDWLPTTTKGESGISPTIFPHQYFIHDYDTYFADPENWFSSFNAWLKATSDPACSVVRDWTRRTLRLLVDAYSSDELLAEYTVAVEFACNSKEAKRYAKSLLKKRPSSLRLYNAYAIMERRDGNHAAADHVWATAISMSKSFPSQQRVDSVILWHTWIWELLEARNIAHAAHLLVSMPQSNIDLKTFPDASQQSSFSPANQLKLRNYLSEIQESAIADRKPSIIKACTDSQAILTYLIDAQDVNKALDAYSATINRLSALPNPDSGPTQTFISYATELLHQARAKLLYYHLRTSTLYKPSAIRSILNESIASFPQNTITLSLFAWNESRFRIEERVREIMRDITTTTTTTSSQSINNINAIPITSHLFSIYTELNRPTYAGSTLHSVRAAFEKAVGDQNSSPSSRTSTGRGSISLWKLYILFELSRSELIRAKSVFYRAMRACPWSKDILMLAFSQLREDTATREGESGKGMSFHELRHVYNVLVEKELRIHIDIERELDEMAVKMEKERGAEFGMPISMPDDAASGDENEAVQM; this is translated from the exons ATGGCTACATCTGGCTCGCAG gaaaagaaaagcatTCCGCGATTCGCCAGCTTCaagcctcgaccagctccgCCCGATACCGATCGGCCTTCCGAGCCCTCCAGTCGCGAGCGAGTCGAGTCTGAGGAGAAATCTAGGCATCGGTCAAAACACCGCTCAAAGCGTACCAGCGAACATAGGGGCCGCTCGCGGTCCAGCGACCGAAGGGGTGATTGCAGGGACTCCCGCCATCTGCGGAAGGAGATCAGTCGTCGCGATAAGGAGCACGTGCGCAAACCTACGCCTCCGTCGAGTGATGTTTTGAGGGATCCGACAGGGGACCTGACAAGGGATTTATCAGACATCTATGTGATCGACCGCAAAGGGGACAAATATACCCTGGTGTACGGGACGATACATCGTTATAGCGTCCCCCACTATTACCGCATTGGCCGAGGTCGTGTACTTGGACTTCCTCCAAACTATCGAATCGACCGCGAAACCATTGGCGAGAATGAGATAGTCGTGAGATCTGAAACAATACGCACCGACTCCTCGAAAACGAGGTCGAAGAAATTATTATCGAAATCGGAGAAATCACGGCCGAGATTACTGCGAGTCCGACCGACCTCGTTTGCGACTGACCCAATCGCAGCCTCGAAGGACTTTGTACCGTTGTCTGACTCTCAGCGGAGGCAACACGATGGATTCGCTAGCGGGTCagatgcggaggatgagaaatATGGGTACCGGTCGATTCATGGCAAACTAAAGCCTGAGGAGGGCCTGCCTAACGACCTAGAGCCGTTGACAGATTCCGAGTTGAGTGGCGAGGAGACTGTTCGACAAGACCCGGATTGGGATATCAAACAGCGAAATGTAGAACTTTCACGGGTTGTTGGAGAACGCCCTACCGATGTCGATGCTTGGCTACGGCTTATTGACCATCAAGAGACTGTTCTTAGAGGGTCGTCAAAACATTCAAGTCTCTTGACCACTGCCGAGCATAAAGGTTTGGCTGATATCAAGGTCTCTTTGTACGAAaaggcgttgaagaagattgGTCAGGGTCCTGGTCGAGATCGCCTTCTTATCGGACTTCTGGAGGAAGGAACGAAGCTGTGGGACACAAAAAAGGTATTGGAGCAGTGGCAGTCCACTCTGAAAGCCAACTCGCAGTATATCAACCTCTGGGTGAAATATCTCGATTTCCGCCAGACAGAGTTTCTTAATTTCACCCATGGTCAGTGCCTTGCAACGTTCATCGAATGCCTACGTCTGAATAAGATGTCCCCGGATGGGCCGGAGAAAGCCTGTGTGCAAATATATCTATTTCTCCGACTAACGCTTTTCTTACGTGAAGCGGGATACACGGAGCAAGCAACTGGCCTCTGGCAAGGAATTCTGGAGCTGGCTTTTTTCCGACCGCAAGGCGTCGATGTCCACATGGTTACAGACGAAGTGCTGTCTGCATTCACGGATTTCTGGGACTCAGAAGTAGCTCGGATTGGTGAGCCTGGGGCCAAGGGTTGGAAAAATAGCAATGTGGCCTTATTTGAGCCTAAAACTTTCCAGCCGCAGCACCATCTCAACTCAAAGTCCATGTTTGCATCATGGACAGCCTGTGAAAGAGAACGTATGCTCATTGCTCAACTCCCGGCCCGAAGCTTGGATGAGCCAGAAGATGATCCATACCGCGTGGTCCTTGCCAGTGACCTCTTAGAAATTCTCTCTCTCGCATCGTTACCTGATTCGATATCTGAGCTCATTGAGGGTTTTATATATTTCTCTCATCTTCCGCCTATAATAACCGTCAACAACTATAGGACAACCGGTTGTTGGATGGGTGACAGCTTTCTGCGAAACGAGTTATCAGCTGCCTCGATCGCGAACCTCGATGACTGGCTTCCAACGACAACTAAGGGAGAATCCGGCATCTCGCCAACAATCTTTCCTCATCAATATTTTATCCACGATTATGACACCTATTTTGCAGATCCGGAGAATTggttctcttctttcaatGCTTGGCTCAAGGCTACCTCTGACCCAGCATGCAGTGTTGTTCGTGACTGGACTCGAAGAACTCTGAGGCTGTTGGTTGATGCATACTCGTCGGATGAGCTATTGGCTGAGTACACTGTCGCAGTCGAATTCGCCTGCAATTCCAAAGAAGCCAAAAGGTATGCAAAGTCACTACTCAAAAAGAGGCCTTCAAGCCTCCGACTGTATAACGCATATGCAATTATGGAGCGTCGAGATGGCAACCACGCAGCTGCTGATCATGTTTGGGCCACGGCTATCTCTATGAGTAAATCGTTTCCAAGCCAACAACGAGTTGACAGCGTTATTCTGTGGCATACCTGGATATGGGAACTTTTGGAGGCTCGAAATATAGCCCACGCCGCCCATCTCTTGGTTTCCATGCCGCAGAGCAACATCGATCTTAAAACATTTCCCGATGCGTCTCAGCAATCATCGTTTAGCCCTGCTAATCAGCTGAAGCTACGTAAC TATCTATCGGAGATCCAAGAAAGCGCTATTGCAGACCGAAAACCGAGCATTATCAAAGCCTGTACCGACAGTCAGGCTATCTTAACGTACCTCATTGACGCACAAGACGTCAACAAGGCCCTTGATGCATACAGCGCCACGATCAACAGACTTTCCGCTCTCCCGAATCCAGACTCAGGCCCCACGCAGACCTTCATATCATATGCAACCGAACTCCTGCACCAAGCTCGCGCAAAACTCCTCTACTACCACCTCCGCACAAGCACCCTCTACAAACCATCCGCGATCCGCTCAATATTAAACGAAAGCATCGCGTCTTTCCCTCAAAACACAATAACGCTCTCTCTCTTTGCTTGGAACGAATCTCGCTTCCGCATTGAGGAGCGTGTCCGCGAGATTATGCGAGACATCACtaccacaaccaccacaaCATCATCCCAATCCATCAACAATATTAACGCAATCCCAATAACATCACATCTTTTCTCCATCTACACAGAATTAAACCGCCCAACATACGCTGGTTCGACACTGCACTCTGTTCGCGCTGCGttcgagaaggctgtcgGAGACCAGAAttcatcaccttcatccCGTACATCCACAGGCCGCGGTAGCATAAGCCTCTGGAAACTCTATATCCTTTTCGAACTCTCTCGCAGTGAGCTAATCCGCGCAAAGAGTGTCTTCTACCGCGCCATGCGCGCGTGCCCCTGGTCCAAAGATATCCTCATGCTCGCGTTCAGCCAGCTGCGCGAAGACACTGCCAccagagaaggtgaaagcgGCAAAGGGATGAGCTTCCACGAACTGCGCCACGTATATAACGTTCTTGTTGAGAAGGAACTGAGGATTCATATTGACATTGAGCGGGAACTGGATGAGATGGctgtgaagatggagaaagagcgAGGTGCGGAGTTCGGTATGCCTATATCCATGCCAGACGATGCTGCGAGTGGGGATGAAAATGAGGCGGTGCAGATGTAA